The Chloroflexaceae bacterium genomic sequence ACCTCCAGCGCGCGCTGGAGTTAGACCGCAACCTCGTGCGCATTGCCGTCGGCGACCCCGACTTCGCCGCCCTGCGCAACAACCCCGATTTCCAAGCGTTGCTCAAGCAGTACCAATAGGAGGACACTATGCCAACCATCTATATCCCAACCGCGCTGAGACCGTATGCAGAAAACCGCGCTTCGCTGAGTGTGGAGGCGTCCACCGTCGGCGAGGCGATGCAGAAACTCACCGAGGCGTTCCCCAAGCTGCGCCAGCATCTGTTTAAAGAAGATGGGCAACTGCGCAGCTTCGTGAACCTGTATCTGGGCGATGAGGATGTGCGCCATCTGCAGGGGCTGGACACCCCGCTCGCGCCCGACGCCGAGCTGACGATTGTGCCCTCCGTCGCGGGGGGCAGCACGGCGACCGTTGAGAAGCCCGAAACGCGCAGCATTATCGACGAGGCGCGCTTGCAGACCGTCAGCCTCTCGCAGGAGGAGGTGCTGCGCTACAGCCGCCACCTGATTATGCCCGAAGTGACGATGGAGGGGCAACGCCGCCTCAAAGCCGCGCGCGTCTTGCTGATTGGCACGGGCGGACTCGGCTCGCCCCTCGCGCTCTATCT encodes the following:
- a CDS encoding ThiF family adenylyltransferase, which encodes MPTIYIPTALRPYAENRASLSVEASTVGEAMQKLTEAFPKLRQHLFKEDGQLRSFVNLYLGDEDVRHLQGLDTPLAPDAELTIVPSVAGGSTATVEKPETRSIIDEARLQTVSLSQEEVLRYSRHLIMPEVTMEGQRRLKAARVLLIGTGGLGSPLALYLAAAGVGTIGLVDFDVVDYSNLQRQILHFTSDVGRPKLQSAIEKIQAINPHVHVIPFETRLTSENALDIMRDFDVIVDGTDNF